Proteins from one Mycobacterium adipatum genomic window:
- a CDS encoding secondary thiamine-phosphate synthase enzyme YjbQ: protein MLELDTSRRRITDLTAQVREFCAAKGDGLCNVFVPHATAGVAVIETGAGSDEDLLDALERLLPRDDRYRHAHGSPGHGADHVLPGLVCPSVTVPVGAGEPLLGTWQSIVLVDLNRDNPRRSVRLSFVSG, encoded by the coding sequence GTGCTCGAACTGGACACGTCGCGCCGCCGGATCACCGACCTGACCGCGCAGGTGCGCGAATTCTGCGCCGCCAAGGGAGACGGGCTCTGCAATGTCTTCGTCCCGCATGCGACCGCCGGCGTCGCGGTCATCGAGACCGGTGCGGGCTCCGATGAGGACCTGTTGGACGCGTTGGAGCGGCTGTTGCCGCGCGATGACCGCTACCGGCATGCGCACGGCTCACCCGGTCACGGCGCCGATCACGTGCTCCCGGGGCTGGTCTGTCCGTCGGTCACCGTCCCGGTGGGTGCCGGCGAACCGTTGCTGGGAACCTGGCAGAGCATCGTGCTGGTGGACTTGAACAGGGACAACCCGCGGCGATCGGTGCGGTTGAGCTTCGTGTCGGGCTGA
- a CDS encoding replication-associated recombination protein A: MPGDAPAAADMPTGASPLAVRMRPATLDDVVGQQHLLKPGSPLRRLVEGSGAASVILYGPPGTGKTTLASLISGATGRRFEALSALSAGVKEVRAVIETARHAAIRGQQTVLFIDEVHRFSKTQQDALLAAVENRVVLLVAATTENPSFSVVAPLLSRSLILQLQPLGADDVRAVLQRAVADERGLGGSVAIDDDALELLVKLSAGDARRALTALEVAAETAGGAGATITVEVVEQSLDQAAVRYDRDGDQHYDVISAFIKSVRGSDVDAALHYLARMLTAGEDPRFLARRLVILASEDIGLADPMALPTAVAAAQTVALIGMPEAQLTLAHATVHLATAPKSNAVTTALGAAMGDIRAGKAGLVPAHLRDGHYSGAEKLGNAVGYKYAHDAPGGVAAQQYPPDELVGVDYYRPTGYGAEREIASRLEKLRAIIRRKR, encoded by the coding sequence CGACGTCGTCGGCCAGCAGCATCTGCTCAAACCCGGTTCCCCGCTGCGCCGTCTGGTGGAAGGTTCCGGTGCGGCCAGCGTCATTCTGTACGGACCGCCGGGCACCGGTAAGACCACGCTGGCCTCGCTGATATCCGGCGCCACCGGACGCCGGTTCGAGGCGTTGTCGGCGCTGTCCGCCGGGGTCAAGGAAGTCCGTGCGGTCATCGAGACGGCCCGGCACGCGGCCATCCGCGGCCAGCAGACCGTGTTGTTCATCGACGAGGTGCACCGGTTCTCCAAGACTCAGCAGGACGCGCTGCTGGCCGCCGTGGAGAACCGGGTGGTGCTGCTGGTCGCCGCGACCACCGAGAACCCGTCCTTCTCGGTGGTGGCCCCGCTGCTGTCCCGGTCACTGATCCTGCAGCTGCAGCCGCTGGGCGCCGACGACGTCCGCGCTGTGCTGCAACGGGCTGTCGCCGACGAACGGGGACTCGGCGGCTCGGTCGCGATCGACGACGACGCGCTGGAACTACTGGTCAAGCTCTCGGCCGGGGATGCCCGCCGGGCGCTGACGGCGCTGGAGGTGGCGGCCGAGACCGCCGGCGGCGCGGGCGCAACCATCACCGTCGAGGTGGTGGAGCAGTCCCTGGATCAGGCCGCGGTGCGCTACGACCGTGACGGCGACCAGCACTACGACGTCATCAGCGCCTTCATCAAGTCGGTGCGCGGCTCGGACGTCGACGCCGCGCTGCACTACCTGGCCCGGATGCTGACCGCGGGGGAGGACCCGCGCTTTTTGGCCCGCCGGCTGGTGATCCTGGCCAGCGAGGACATCGGACTTGCCGACCCGATGGCGTTGCCGACCGCGGTCGCCGCGGCGCAGACCGTCGCGTTGATCGGCATGCCGGAAGCGCAGCTCACGCTGGCGCACGCGACGGTGCACCTGGCGACCGCGCCGAAGTCCAACGCCGTGACGACCGCACTGGGGGCGGCGATGGGCGACATCCGGGCGGGCAAGGCCGGGCTGGTGCCCGCGCACCTGCGTGACGGGCACTATTCCGGTGCCGAGAAACTGGGCAACGCCGTCGGCTACAAGTACGCCCACGATGCACCGGGCGGCGTTGCGGCCCAACAGTATCCACCCGATGAGCTGGTGGGTGTCGACTATTATCGGCCCACCGGCTACGGCGCCGAGCGCGAGATCGCGAGCCGGCTGGAAAAGCTGCGGGCCATCATCCGGCGCAAGCGCTAG